The Micromonospora sp. NBC_00421 genome contains a region encoding:
- a CDS encoding DUF6186 family protein: MRALAIGGFLASLVLFAAVEWASRREDSRIPSLGDVCAYVMRYEVGPVPVGRIGLFGFWWWLGWHFLAR; this comes from the coding sequence ATGCGTGCCCTTGCCATCGGTGGCTTCCTCGCCTCACTGGTGCTCTTCGCGGCGGTCGAATGGGCCTCCCGCCGGGAGGACTCCCGGATTCCGTCATTGGGCGACGTCTGCGCCTACGTGATGCGGTACGAGGTCGGCCCGGTGCCGGTCGGCCGGATCGGGCTGTTCGGCTTCTGGTGGTGGCTGGGCTGGCACTTCCTGGCCCGCTGA
- the truB gene encoding tRNA pseudouridine(55) synthase TruB yields the protein MRWRATRPRLAGLAVVNGDGLIVVDKPGGMTSHDVVARIRRLARTRRVGHGGTLDPMATGVLVIGVGRATRLLTYVIGAGKSYTATVRLGQATVTDDAEGDVLASTPAGELTDAAIRAAFVPLTGEIDQVPSAVSAIKINGERAYKRVRDGESVELPARRVTVSRLDVLAIRRNTPDVVDVDVDVTCSSGTYIRALARDAGLSLGVGGHLTALRRTAVGSFTLAEAATLAALEQRAPEVVNLPLDTAADRYFPRREAGVDEAKALSHGGPLDPVGIDGPYAVFGPDGGLIAIVSERDGRARAEIVLAPA from the coding sequence GTGCGGTGGCGGGCGACGCGACCCCGTCTGGCAGGCTTGGCAGTCGTGAACGGTGACGGTCTGATCGTGGTCGACAAGCCCGGCGGCATGACGTCGCACGACGTGGTGGCACGGATCCGCCGGCTGGCCCGGACCCGCCGGGTCGGGCACGGCGGCACCCTCGACCCGATGGCCACCGGTGTGCTGGTGATCGGGGTGGGTCGGGCCACCCGGCTGCTGACGTACGTGATCGGGGCGGGCAAGAGCTACACCGCGACGGTCCGGCTCGGGCAGGCCACCGTCACCGACGACGCCGAGGGCGACGTGCTCGCCAGCACGCCCGCCGGCGAGCTGACCGACGCCGCGATCCGGGCCGCGTTCGTGCCCCTCACCGGCGAGATCGACCAGGTGCCCAGTGCGGTCAGCGCCATCAAGATCAATGGAGAGCGGGCGTACAAGCGGGTCCGGGACGGGGAGAGCGTCGAGCTGCCCGCCCGCCGGGTCACCGTCTCCCGGCTGGACGTGCTGGCGATCCGCCGGAACACCCCGGACGTGGTCGACGTCGACGTCGACGTCACCTGCTCGTCGGGGACGTACATCCGGGCGCTGGCCCGCGACGCCGGTCTGTCGCTCGGCGTCGGCGGGCACCTCACCGCGCTGCGACGGACCGCTGTGGGCAGTTTCACCCTCGCCGAGGCGGCCACCCTCGCGGCGTTGGAACAGCGCGCGCCCGAGGTGGTCAACCTGCCCCTGGACACCGCCGCCGACAGGTACTTTCCGCGCCGGGAGGCCGGCGTCGACGAGGCGAAGGCGCTCTCCCACGGCGGTCCGCTCGACCCGGTGGGCATCGACGGGCCGTACGCCGTCTTCGGACCGGACGGTGGCCTGATCGCTATCGTCAGCGAACGGGACGGCCGGGCCCGCGCGGAGATCGTGCTCGCCCCGGCCTGA
- a CDS encoding M16 family metallopeptidase: MTPPDRVRHATAGQPGRAGAASRAVTRTISDDPLGGTVRRTVLPSGLRVLTEAIPTMRSVSFGIWVTVGSRDETGPQAGAAHFLEHLLFKGTHKRTALEISSEIEAVGGETNAFTTKEYTCYYARVLDEDLPLAIDVMCDAVADSVLEPADVETERGVILEEIAMHDDEPGDEVHDLFARAVYGDHPLGRLISGTEETVTPMTRRQIQGFYRRRYTAPQIVVAAAGNLDHATVVRLVRQTLRGTPLDTDPAEPGTPRPTTPAVRTKPATVLVEPKETEQAHVILGCPGIDRVDERRFALGVLNNVLGGGMSSRLFQEIRERRGLAYSVYSYASQYADSGLFAVYAGCAPGKVDEVLQLTRAELAKVAADGLTEAEVARGKGMSKGSFVLGLEDTGSRMSRLAKGELLYGDLMPVDELLARVDAVTVADVNTLAAELLSRPMSLAVVGPFGKHDFTG, translated from the coding sequence GTGACCCCGCCCGACCGCGTCCGGCACGCCACCGCCGGCCAGCCCGGTCGCGCCGGTGCGGCGTCCCGGGCGGTCACCCGGACGATCAGCGACGACCCGCTGGGCGGCACCGTGCGGCGTACCGTCCTGCCGAGCGGGCTGCGGGTGCTCACCGAGGCGATCCCGACGATGCGCAGCGTCTCCTTCGGCATCTGGGTCACAGTCGGTTCGCGGGACGAGACCGGCCCGCAGGCCGGCGCCGCGCACTTCCTGGAGCACCTGCTCTTCAAGGGCACCCACAAGCGCACCGCGCTGGAGATCTCCTCCGAGATCGAGGCGGTGGGCGGCGAGACCAACGCCTTCACCACCAAGGAATACACCTGCTACTACGCGCGGGTCCTCGACGAGGACCTGCCGCTGGCGATCGACGTGATGTGCGACGCGGTCGCTGACTCGGTGCTGGAGCCGGCCGACGTGGAGACCGAGCGCGGGGTCATCCTCGAAGAGATCGCCATGCACGACGACGAGCCCGGCGACGAGGTGCACGACCTGTTCGCCCGCGCCGTCTACGGTGACCACCCCCTCGGCCGGCTGATCTCCGGCACCGAGGAGACGGTCACCCCGATGACCCGCCGGCAGATCCAGGGCTTCTACCGCCGTCGTTACACCGCGCCGCAGATCGTCGTCGCCGCCGCCGGCAACCTCGACCACGCCACGGTGGTCAGGCTGGTCCGCCAGACGTTGCGCGGCACGCCGCTGGACACCGACCCGGCCGAGCCGGGCACCCCCCGGCCGACCACCCCGGCGGTACGCACGAAGCCGGCCACCGTCCTGGTCGAGCCGAAGGAGACCGAGCAGGCGCACGTCATCCTCGGCTGCCCCGGCATCGACCGGGTCGACGAGCGGCGGTTCGCCCTCGGGGTGCTCAACAACGTGCTCGGCGGCGGGATGTCCAGCCGGCTGTTCCAGGAGATCCGCGAACGCCGTGGCCTGGCCTACTCGGTCTACTCCTACGCCAGCCAGTACGCCGACAGCGGCCTGTTCGCCGTCTACGCCGGCTGCGCGCCGGGCAAGGTGGACGAGGTGCTCCAGCTGACCCGCGCCGAGCTGGCAAAGGTGGCCGCCGACGGGCTCACCGAGGCCGAGGTGGCCCGGGGCAAGGGGATGAGCAAGGGCTCGTTCGTGCTGGGCCTGGAGGACACCGGGTCCCGGATGAGCCGGCTGGCCAAGGGTGAGCTCCTCTACGGCGACCTGATGCCGGTGGACGAGCTGCTGGCCCGGGTCGACGCGGTGACCGTGGCCGACGTGAACACCCTCGCCGCCGAGCTGCTGAGCCGGCCGATGTCGCTGGCGGTGGTCGGCCCGTTCGGGAAGCACGACTTCACCGGCTGA
- a CDS encoding DHH family phosphoesterase, producing MRAGSPSAGPGEDDWAAAVAAVRGLPADARVLLICHVNPDGDALGSMLGFGLGLRRLGVRRLQATFPGPPEVPEPFRWLPGIDLLVPAAEAYPDPDLVVCFDAASESRLGDLVDRLDTAGTAVVLDHHASNTGFGAVHLVDPGAAATSVVAEQLLARLDVPLDAEIAAGLYVALTTDTGSFRFAATTPEVHRLAARLLATGLRPGDISREVFDTRPFGAVRLFGEVLGRARLEPAAAAGHGLVWTDATLDDLARHDQRPYVLESLIDSVRCTAEADVACVLKQVGPDEWAVSMRSKGAVDVSAVAVALGGGGHRFAAGFTGRGDADQVMALIKAELDGALTAGRADADGCRSSRTR from the coding sequence ATCCGCGCCGGGTCGCCGTCCGCCGGCCCCGGTGAGGACGACTGGGCTGCCGCCGTCGCGGCGGTACGTGGCCTGCCGGCCGACGCCAGGGTGCTGCTGATCTGTCACGTCAACCCGGACGGTGACGCGCTGGGCAGCATGCTCGGCTTCGGACTGGGCCTGCGGCGGCTCGGCGTACGCCGGTTGCAGGCGACCTTCCCGGGGCCGCCCGAGGTGCCGGAGCCGTTCCGCTGGCTGCCCGGCATCGACCTGCTGGTGCCGGCGGCCGAGGCGTACCCGGATCCGGATCTCGTCGTCTGCTTCGACGCCGCGAGTGAGTCGCGTCTCGGTGACCTGGTCGACCGGCTCGACACCGCCGGCACTGCTGTGGTCCTCGACCACCATGCCTCGAACACCGGCTTCGGTGCGGTGCATCTGGTGGACCCGGGGGCGGCGGCCACCTCGGTCGTCGCCGAACAGCTGCTCGCCCGGCTCGACGTGCCGTTGGACGCGGAGATCGCGGCGGGCCTCTACGTAGCGCTGACCACCGACACCGGCTCGTTCCGGTTCGCGGCGACCACCCCCGAGGTGCACCGGCTCGCCGCCCGACTGCTCGCCACCGGCCTGCGCCCCGGCGACATCTCCCGCGAGGTCTTCGACACCCGGCCGTTCGGTGCGGTCCGGCTCTTCGGTGAGGTGCTGGGCCGGGCCCGGCTCGAACCGGCGGCCGCTGCCGGACACGGTCTGGTCTGGACCGACGCCACCCTCGACGACCTGGCCCGGCACGACCAGCGGCCGTACGTGCTGGAGTCGCTGATCGACTCGGTGCGTTGCACCGCCGAGGCGGACGTCGCGTGCGTGCTCAAGCAGGTCGGGCCGGACGAGTGGGCGGTGTCGATGCGGAGCAAGGGTGCCGTCGACGTCAGCGCCGTGGCGGTGGCGCTTGGTGGCGGAGGTCACCGTTTCGCCGCCGGTTTCACCGGACGCGGTGACGCCGACCAGGTCATGGCCCTGATCAAGGCGGAGTTGGACGGGGCGTTGACTGCCGGCCGTGCCGATGCCGACGGGTGTCGGTCTTCCCGCACACGGTGA
- a CDS encoding bifunctional riboflavin kinase/FAD synthetase, translating to MQRWRGYEATPGGWGRSVVTIGVFDGVHRGHQATIGHAVARARELGVRSVVVTFDPHPVEVVRPGSHPAVLTEPARKAELIEALGVDVLCVVPFTAELSRLSPEAFVHDILVERLHAALVVVGDNFRFGHRAAGNVELLERLGGTFGFEVEHAPLVAAEGTVFSSTYIRSRVEAGDVAAAATVLSRPHRLEGVVVLGDQRGRELGFPTANLRCPPHAAVPADGVYAGWLVRGGTERLPAAISIGTNPTFAGRERRVEAHVLDFSGDLYGEQVALDFAAHLRGQIRYDAIEPLLVQMAEDVARTRRAVA from the coding sequence ATGCAGCGGTGGCGGGGGTACGAGGCGACGCCCGGTGGGTGGGGGCGGTCGGTCGTCACCATCGGCGTCTTCGACGGCGTGCACCGGGGGCACCAGGCGACCATCGGGCACGCCGTGGCGCGGGCCCGCGAACTGGGCGTCCGGTCGGTGGTGGTGACCTTCGACCCGCACCCTGTCGAGGTGGTCCGCCCCGGCTCGCACCCGGCCGTGCTCACCGAGCCCGCCCGCAAGGCCGAGTTGATCGAGGCGCTGGGCGTCGACGTGCTCTGTGTGGTGCCGTTCACCGCCGAGCTCTCCCGGCTGTCGCCCGAGGCGTTCGTGCACGACATCCTGGTCGAGCGCCTGCACGCCGCGCTGGTCGTGGTGGGGGACAACTTCCGGTTCGGGCACCGGGCCGCCGGGAACGTCGAGCTGCTGGAACGACTCGGCGGGACCTTCGGCTTCGAGGTGGAGCACGCCCCGCTGGTCGCCGCCGAAGGCACGGTCTTCTCCTCGACGTACATCCGGTCCCGGGTCGAGGCGGGCGACGTCGCGGCGGCGGCGACCGTGCTCAGCCGACCGCACCGGCTCGAGGGGGTGGTGGTCCTGGGCGACCAGCGCGGCCGGGAGCTGGGCTTCCCCACCGCCAACCTGCGCTGCCCGCCGCACGCGGCGGTGCCCGCCGACGGGGTCTACGCCGGCTGGCTGGTGCGCGGAGGGACCGAGCGGCTGCCGGCCGCCATCTCGATCGGCACCAACCCGACGTTCGCCGGCCGGGAACGCCGGGTCGAGGCGCACGTGCTGGACTTCTCCGGCGACCTGTACGGCGAACAGGTCGCCCTGGACTTCGCCGCCCACCTGCGCGGCCAGATCCGGTACGACGCGATCGAGCCGTTGCTCGTCCAGATGGCCGAGGACGTCGCGCGGACCCGCCGGGCGGTCGCCTGA
- a CDS encoding AfsR/SARP family transcriptional regulator — MTCGATAASSRSATTLIARPIPAPSIGGTPLRLGPQLVVLLSVLVLERGRSVPAGRLAAALWGDPVPDAATATLRSHVSHLRRALDPERGGRDSRPLRTVGSGAGADVTVPAAASLTGDRVDRARSALAELARAHLVNEHRPGRYTLHDLLRAYAVELAADAPGRTAARRRLFDHYLHTADRLLWPHRDAIVLDPPDSGVTVVTPQSDHAATGWFAAERPHLVAAVEAAAGTGFDRHAWQLAWCLTTFCNRQGHWNDVTVTQRTALRCAERIADPGDGRVGASRAVTRPQRAEPARGILGPS; from the coding sequence GTGACCTGCGGGGCCACCGCCGCCAGCAGCCGATCGGCAACCACGCTCATCGCTCGTCCCATTCCGGCTCCTTCCATCGGGGGCACTCCGCTGCGGCTGGGCCCTCAGCTGGTCGTCCTGTTGTCGGTGCTGGTGCTGGAACGCGGCCGGTCGGTGCCGGCGGGTCGGCTGGCCGCGGCGCTGTGGGGTGACCCCGTGCCCGACGCCGCCACCGCGACGCTGCGCAGCCACGTCTCCCACCTGCGGCGGGCCCTGGACCCCGAACGAGGGGGCCGCGACAGTCGGCCGCTGCGCACGGTCGGCAGCGGCGCCGGCGCGGACGTCACGGTGCCGGCCGCTGCCAGCCTGACCGGCGACAGGGTCGACCGGGCCCGGTCGGCCCTGGCCGAGCTGGCCCGCGCACACCTGGTCAACGAACACCGTCCCGGCCGCTACACCCTGCACGACCTGCTGCGCGCGTACGCGGTCGAACTGGCCGCCGACGCCCCGGGGCGGACGGCGGCCCGCCGCCGGCTCTTCGACCACTACCTGCACACCGCCGACCGCTTGCTGTGGCCGCACCGGGACGCCATCGTCCTCGACCCACCGGACTCCGGCGTGACGGTCGTCACCCCGCAGAGCGACCACGCGGCCACCGGGTGGTTCGCCGCCGAACGACCCCACCTGGTGGCGGCGGTCGAGGCGGCTGCCGGGACGGGCTTCGACCGGCACGCCTGGCAACTGGCCTGGTGCCTGACCACCTTCTGCAACCGGCAGGGGCACTGGAACGACGTGACAGTCACCCAGCGGACGGCGCTGCGCTGCGCCGAGCGGATCGCCGATCCGGGCGATGGTCGCGTCGGCGCATCGCGAGCTGTCACACGCCCTCAGCGGGCAGAACCGGCACGAGGAATCCTGGGTCCATCTTGA
- a CDS encoding polyribonucleotide nucleotidyltransferase — translation MTETNLGTESRTAVIDNGSFGTREITFSTGRLARQAAGSVVAQLGETVVLSATTAGKHPKEQFDFFPLTVDVEERMYAAGRIPGSFFRREGRPSEDAILTCRLIDRPLRPSFVKGLRNEVQVVETILALDPQHPYDVVAINAASMSTKLSGLPFSGPIGATRVAHVDGQWVAFPTLEELARATFDMVVAGRALDDGDVAIMMVEAEATPNAVTLIAGGATAPTEEIVASGLEAAKPAIRELCRAQSELAEVAAKPVTEFPVFLDYQDDIYQAVAELVRAEVGEALQIAGKADREEALDRIKAKVAEELGGRFEGREKELSAAFRSLTKSEVRNRVLREQVRIDGRGPRDIRALTAEVGVLPRVHGSALFERGETQILGVTTLNMLRMEQMVDTLSPENRKRYMHNYNFPPYSTGETGRVGSPKRREIGHGALAERALLPVLPSREEFPYAIRQVSEALGSNGSTSMGSVCASTLALLSAGVPLKAPVAGIAMGLISDEVDGKTQYVTLTDILGAEDAFGDMDFKVAGTPEFVTALQLDTKLNGIPSDVLAAALQQANEARQTILGVMQAAIEAPAEMSDYAPRVTTVKIPVDKIGMVIGPKGQTINAIQDETGAEISIEDDGTIYVGATNGPSAQAAVDRINGIANPTLPKAGERFLGTVVKTAAFGAFISLLPGRDGLLHISKVGDGKRVERVEDFLNVGDKVEVEIADIDARGKIYLDKVRPEGAEAPAAGEAGEAAGGDRPAGRGGDRGPRDRGDRGGDRGGRAPSGGERGPERGERPSGGEGGDGGERPRRRTRHS, via the coding sequence ATGACCGAGACCAACCTCGGCACCGAATCCCGTACCGCCGTGATCGACAACGGGTCCTTCGGCACCCGTGAGATCACCTTCTCCACCGGCCGGCTGGCCCGGCAGGCCGCCGGTTCCGTCGTCGCCCAGCTGGGCGAGACGGTCGTGCTCTCCGCCACCACCGCCGGTAAGCACCCGAAGGAGCAGTTCGACTTCTTCCCGCTGACCGTCGACGTCGAGGAGCGGATGTACGCCGCGGGCCGGATCCCCGGCTCGTTCTTCCGCCGCGAGGGCCGGCCCAGCGAGGACGCCATCCTCACCTGCCGGCTGATCGACCGGCCGCTGCGCCCGTCGTTCGTCAAGGGCCTGCGCAACGAGGTCCAGGTCGTCGAGACCATCCTCGCGCTCGACCCGCAGCACCCGTACGACGTGGTGGCCATCAACGCCGCCTCGATGTCGACGAAGCTGTCCGGCCTGCCGTTCTCCGGCCCGATCGGGGCCACCCGGGTGGCCCACGTCGACGGCCAGTGGGTGGCCTTCCCGACCCTGGAGGAGCTGGCCCGCGCCACCTTCGACATGGTCGTCGCCGGCCGGGCGCTCGACGACGGCGACGTCGCGATCATGATGGTCGAGGCCGAGGCGACGCCGAACGCGGTGACCCTGATCGCGGGCGGCGCGACCGCCCCGACCGAGGAGATCGTCGCCAGCGGCCTGGAGGCCGCCAAGCCGGCGATCCGTGAGCTGTGCCGGGCGCAGAGCGAGCTGGCCGAGGTGGCCGCCAAGCCGGTCACCGAGTTCCCGGTCTTCCTGGACTACCAGGACGACATCTACCAGGCGGTGGCCGAGCTGGTCCGCGCCGAGGTGGGCGAGGCGCTGCAGATCGCCGGCAAGGCCGACCGCGAGGAGGCCCTGGACCGGATCAAGGCCAAGGTCGCCGAGGAGCTCGGCGGTCGGTTCGAGGGCCGGGAGAAGGAACTGTCCGCCGCCTTCCGGTCGCTTACCAAGTCCGAGGTCCGCAACCGGGTGCTGCGCGAGCAGGTTCGGATCGACGGCCGGGGTCCGCGCGACATCCGGGCGCTCACCGCCGAGGTCGGCGTGCTGCCCCGGGTGCACGGTTCCGCGCTGTTCGAGCGGGGCGAGACCCAGATCCTCGGGGTCACCACGCTGAACATGCTCCGGATGGAGCAGATGGTGGACACCCTCTCCCCGGAGAACCGCAAGCGCTACATGCACAACTACAACTTCCCGCCGTACTCGACCGGGGAGACCGGCCGGGTCGGCTCGCCGAAGCGGCGGGAGATCGGCCACGGCGCGCTGGCCGAGCGGGCCCTGCTGCCGGTGCTGCCGTCGCGCGAGGAGTTCCCGTACGCGATCCGACAGGTGTCCGAGGCGCTCGGCTCCAACGGCTCGACCTCGATGGGCTCGGTCTGCGCCTCGACGCTGGCGCTGCTGTCGGCCGGTGTGCCGCTCAAGGCGCCGGTGGCCGGCATCGCGATGGGCCTCATCTCCGACGAGGTGGACGGCAAGACCCAGTACGTGACGCTGACCGACATCCTCGGTGCCGAGGACGCGTTCGGTGACATGGACTTCAAGGTCGCCGGCACGCCGGAGTTCGTCACCGCGCTCCAGCTCGACACCAAGCTCAACGGCATCCCGTCGGACGTGCTCGCCGCCGCCCTCCAGCAGGCGAACGAGGCCCGGCAGACCATCCTCGGCGTGATGCAGGCGGCGATCGAGGCTCCGGCCGAGATGTCGGACTACGCCCCGCGGGTCACCACCGTCAAGATCCCGGTGGACAAGATCGGCATGGTGATCGGCCCGAAGGGCCAGACCATCAACGCCATCCAGGACGAGACCGGCGCTGAGATCTCCATCGAGGACGACGGCACGATCTACGTCGGCGCGACCAACGGCCCGTCGGCGCAGGCCGCCGTGGACCGGATCAACGGGATCGCCAACCCGACCCTGCCCAAGGCCGGCGAGCGGTTCCTCGGCACGGTGGTCAAGACCGCCGCGTTCGGTGCGTTCATCTCGCTGCTGCCCGGCCGGGACGGCCTGCTGCACATCTCCAAGGTGGGCGACGGCAAGCGGGTCGAGCGGGTCGAGGACTTCCTCAACGTCGGCGACAAGGTCGAGGTGGAGATCGCGGACATCGACGCCCGCGGCAAGATCTACCTGGACAAGGTCCGGCCGGAGGGCGCCGAGGCGCCGGCCGCCGGTGAGGCCGGTGAGGCCGCCGGTGGCGACCGGCCGGCCGGTCGCGGCGGTGACCGGGGTCCGCGTGACCGCGGTGACCGGGGCGGTGACCGGGGTGGTCGGGCCCCGTCCGGCGGCGAGCGTGGCCCGGAGCGCGGCGAGCGCCCGTCCGGCGGCGAGGGTGGCGACGGCGGCGAGCGTCCGCGTCGGCGTACCCGGCACAGCTGA
- a CDS encoding MATE family efflux transporter — MTPSAAPSTAAPSAVASPRRIAALALPALVVLAAEPLYVLVDTAVAGHLDRVALAALAVGGTVLTLVAWLGAVLAYGITGRAARRFGAGDRAAAVAEGVQASWLAFGVGTLVALGMQLGAGPLTDLLAGPGEVADAAERWLRVAALGAPGLLLAAAGNGWLRGVQDTRRPLWFVLGPNLLSALLCPLLVYPVGWGLTGSAVANAFAQTVSGGLFVAALVGERVALRPRPAVLRQQVMFSRDLLVRGVAFQASFLSATAVAARFGAAAVGAHQIAVQLWFLTTLLLDALAIAGQALVGAALGAGDAAGARVLARRLALLGAACGLAFAVLIAVGAGVVPGLFSSDSRVREQAMVAWPWLVALQPLGGVVFALDGVLIGAGDVRYLRNLTIVAAFGGFLPAIWLTYVFDLGLGGIWAGLTLFVLLRLAALLLRLRSGGWAVVGAVRG; from the coding sequence ATGACCCCCTCTGCCGCCCCGTCTACCGCCGCCCCGTCCGCCGTGGCCTCGCCGCGTCGGATCGCCGCGCTGGCGCTGCCCGCCCTGGTGGTGCTCGCCGCCGAGCCGCTCTATGTGCTGGTCGACACCGCGGTGGCCGGGCACCTCGACCGGGTGGCGCTCGCCGCGCTCGCCGTCGGCGGCACCGTGCTGACCCTCGTCGCCTGGCTGGGGGCCGTGCTGGCGTACGGGATCACCGGCCGGGCGGCCCGCCGGTTCGGCGCGGGCGACCGGGCCGCCGCCGTGGCCGAGGGTGTCCAGGCATCCTGGCTGGCGTTCGGCGTGGGGACACTCGTCGCGCTCGGCATGCAGCTCGGGGCCGGGCCGTTGACCGACCTCCTGGCCGGTCCCGGGGAGGTGGCCGACGCGGCCGAGCGGTGGTTGCGGGTCGCCGCGCTCGGCGCTCCCGGCCTGCTGCTCGCCGCCGCCGGCAACGGCTGGCTGCGCGGGGTGCAGGACACCCGCCGGCCGCTGTGGTTCGTGCTCGGCCCCAACCTGCTCTCCGCGCTGCTCTGCCCGCTGCTGGTCTATCCCGTCGGCTGGGGGCTGACCGGTTCGGCGGTGGCGAACGCGTTCGCCCAGACCGTCTCCGGTGGGCTGTTCGTCGCCGCCCTGGTGGGCGAGCGGGTGGCGTTGCGCCCCCGCCCGGCGGTGCTCCGCCAACAGGTGATGTTCAGCCGGGACCTGCTGGTCCGGGGCGTCGCCTTCCAGGCCAGCTTCCTGTCCGCCACCGCCGTCGCGGCCCGGTTCGGGGCGGCGGCGGTCGGTGCGCACCAGATCGCCGTACAACTGTGGTTCCTCACCACCCTGCTGCTCGACGCCCTGGCGATCGCCGGGCAGGCGCTGGTCGGCGCGGCGCTCGGGGCGGGCGACGCCGCCGGCGCGCGTGTCCTGGCCCGCCGCCTCGCGTTGCTCGGGGCGGCGTGCGGTCTGGCGTTCGCGGTGCTCATCGCCGTCGGGGCCGGCGTCGTGCCCGGCTTGTTCAGCTCCGATTCCCGGGTACGCGAGCAGGCCATGGTCGCCTGGCCCTGGCTGGTGGCGCTGCAACCGCTCGGCGGCGTGGTGTTCGCCCTCGACGGGGTGCTGATCGGCGCCGGAGACGTGCGCTATCTGCGTAACCTGACGATCGTCGCGGCGTTCGGCGGGTTCCTGCCGGCGATCTGGCTGACCTACGTGTTCGACCTGGGTCTCGGCGGCATCTGGGCCGGGTTGACCCTGTTCGTGCTGCTGCGGCTGGCCGCCCTGCTGCTGCGGCTGCGCTCCGGTGGTTGGGCGGTGGTCGGCGCCGTACGCGGCTGA
- a CDS encoding TlpA family protein disulfide reductase → MLLLAAAVTIVGVLVAVNLLLCLGIVRRVREHATRLAALPELPADGMLPVGAPVGSFTAHAVDGTPVTRESLPDGGLCVFLAADCPPCRDELPDVVEAAAAGRRVVAVVVGDDGAEPMVSSPAATLPGRPDEFVDLAPARGGAGRGHDRGAGRGTDRRTRHPS, encoded by the coding sequence GTGCTTCTCCTCGCGGCTGCGGTCACCATCGTCGGCGTACTTGTTGCCGTCAATTTGTTGCTGTGTCTGGGAATTGTGCGGCGGGTGCGGGAACACGCCACCCGGCTGGCCGCCCTGCCCGAACTGCCGGCCGACGGGATGCTGCCGGTGGGCGCACCGGTCGGGAGCTTCACCGCCCACGCGGTCGACGGCACCCCGGTGACCCGGGAGTCGCTACCGGACGGCGGGCTCTGCGTCTTCCTCGCCGCCGACTGCCCGCCCTGCCGGGACGAACTGCCCGACGTGGTCGAGGCGGCGGCAGCCGGGCGACGGGTGGTGGCCGTGGTCGTCGGGGACGACGGCGCGGAGCCGATGGTGTCATCGCCGGCTGCGACGCTGCCGGGGCGACCGGACGAGTTTGTTGATCTCGCACCGGCTCGGGGCGGTGCGGGACGCGGACACGATCGCGGTGCTGGACGCGGGACGGATCGTAGAACGCGGCACCCATCGTGA
- the rpsO gene encoding 30S ribosomal protein S15, with protein sequence MALDQEAKAKIRTEYATAEGDTGSPEVQVAVLTKRIAELTEHLKVHKHDHHSRRGLLLLVGRRRRLLNYVQKKDISRYRSLIERLGLRR encoded by the coding sequence ATGGCGCTCGACCAGGAAGCCAAGGCCAAGATCCGCACGGAGTACGCGACCGCCGAGGGCGACACCGGTTCGCCGGAGGTCCAGGTCGCGGTCCTCACCAAGCGGATCGCGGAGCTGACCGAGCACCTGAAGGTGCACAAGCACGACCACCACAGCCGCCGTGGGCTGCTGCTGCTTGTCGGTCGGCGCCGTCGGCTGCTCAACTACGTCCAGAAGAAGGACATCAGCCGCTACCGGTCGCTGATCGAGCGGCTCGGCCTGCGCCGATGA
- the dapB gene encoding 4-hydroxy-tetrahydrodipicolinate reductase, translating to MTEEQTKDRDLSIRVGVLGARGRMGAEVCRAVDGADDLALVAAIDQGDDLSALSAAEVVVDFTTPDVVMDNLRWCIDQGVHAVVGTTGFSEQRLDQVRGWLADKPDVGVVIAPNFGIGAVLMMQFATRAARHFESVEIIEQHHPRKLDAPSGTATHTARQIAQARAEAGLGPMPDATKDEVPGARGADIDGVRVHAVRATGLLAHQEVLFGTLGETLTIRHDSYDRVSFMPGVLLAVRSVRQRPGLTIGLDALLD from the coding sequence GTGACTGAGGAGCAGACGAAGGACCGGGACCTGTCGATCCGGGTCGGTGTGCTGGGGGCCCGGGGCCGGATGGGCGCCGAGGTGTGCCGGGCGGTCGACGGGGCCGACGACCTGGCGCTGGTGGCGGCGATCGACCAGGGCGACGACCTGTCCGCGCTCTCCGCCGCCGAGGTGGTCGTCGACTTCACCACCCCGGACGTCGTCATGGACAATCTGCGCTGGTGCATCGACCAGGGCGTGCACGCGGTGGTCGGCACCACCGGCTTCAGCGAGCAGCGACTCGACCAGGTGCGCGGCTGGCTGGCAGACAAGCCCGACGTCGGAGTGGTGATCGCCCCCAACTTCGGCATCGGCGCGGTGCTGATGATGCAGTTCGCGACCCGGGCGGCCCGGCACTTCGAGTCGGTGGAGATCATCGAGCAGCACCACCCGCGCAAGCTCGACGCCCCGAGCGGCACCGCCACCCACACCGCCCGGCAGATCGCGCAGGCCCGCGCCGAGGCCGGTCTCGGCCCGATGCCGGACGCCACCAAGGACGAGGTCCCGGGGGCACGCGGCGCCGACATCGACGGGGTACGCGTGCACGCGGTCCGCGCCACCGGCCTGCTCGCCCACCAGGAGGTGCTGTTCGGCACCCTCGGCGAGACCCTGACCATCCGGCACGACTCGTACGACCGGGTCTCGTTCATGCCGGGGGTGCTGCTGGCCGTGCGGTCGGTCCGGCAGCGACCGGGCCTGACCATCGGCCTGGACGCCCTGCTCGACTAG